Below is a window of Candidatus Krumholzibacteriota bacterium DNA.
GGGATCGTCGCTTTCCTCTCCGGTTGAAAGGAGCGCTCCGTGCCGATACCGCTGCCGACGGCGATCCTGCTCGCCCTGATACAGGGTCTCACCGAGTTCCTGCCGGTCTCCTCCTCCGGCCACCTCGTCCTCGCCGAGGCCCTGCTCGGTCTCCGCGGCGGGCAGGCGGGCGGCGTCCTTTTCGAGGTGGCGGTCCACGCCGGCACGCTCGGCGCGGTCATCGTCGTCTACCGGCGGAAGATCGGGGCGATCTGCTCGGGGCTCGCCGGGAAGGTGGAGGAGGCGCGGCGCGGCGCCATGGGCTACGTCGGCCTGATCGTGCTCGGAAGCGTGCCCGCCGGCCTGGTCGGCGTGTTCCTGCACGACCGCGTGACGGGGCTCTTCGACGAGCCGGCGGTCGCGGCGGCGCTCCTCGCCGCGACGGGGCTCTTCCTCCTTTTCTCGCGCAACCGGCGGGGGAGCCGGCCGATCGGGCCGCGCGAGGCCGTTCTCATCGGCATCGCCCAGGCGGCGGCGATCCTTCCCGGCCTCTCGCGCAGCGGCCTGACGATCACGACGGCCCTGCTGCTCGGCGCGGGGCACGCCGAGGCGGCGGAGTTCTCCTTTCTCCTCTCCGTGCCCGCGATCCTCGGCGCGCTGCTTCTCGAGACGGCGGGGGGCGCCGGCCCTGCCGGGCCGGGCGCCCTGGCGACGCTCGCCATCGCCGCCGCGGCGGCCTTCCTTTCGGGCTGGGGCGCGCTGCGCCTGCTGATCGGCCTTCTCCGCCGCGACCGGATGCACCGCTTCGCGTGGTACCTTCTTCCCGCGTCGGCCGCCGCTCTCGCGTGGCTCGGCCTCGGCAACTGACGGAAAAGGGCGGAGGGCGGGCCGCTGTTGACCCCCGCCCCGGCGCGTGTTAGTTTTAGCGGACCGATTCCGGAACGAAAGCCCGCAGAAGGAGTGTCGATGCTGGAGAAGGTCTACAGCCCGAGCGACGTCGAGCGCAGATGGAACGACTTCTGGACAGAGCGCGGCGTCTTCACCGCGGACGCGGAGGCGGACGCGCCGTCCTACACGATCATCCTCCCCCCGCCGAACGTCACGGGCAAGCTGACGATCGGCCACTGCCTCGGCACGACGGTGCAGGACATCCTGATCCGCTGGAAGAAGATCCGGGGATGCAACGTTCTGTGGCTTCCCGGGAC
It encodes the following:
- a CDS encoding undecaprenyl-diphosphate phosphatase codes for the protein MPIPLPTAILLALIQGLTEFLPVSSSGHLVLAEALLGLRGGQAGGVLFEVAVHAGTLGAVIVVYRRKIGAICSGLAGKVEEARRGAMGYVGLIVLGSVPAGLVGVFLHDRVTGLFDEPAVAAALLAATGLFLLFSRNRRGSRPIGPREAVLIGIAQAAAILPGLSRSGLTITTALLLGAGHAEAAEFSFLLSVPAILGALLLETAGGAGPAGPGALATLAIAAAAAFLSGWGALRLLIGLLRRDRMHRFAWYLLPASAAALAWLGLGN